A window of Shewanella mesophila contains these coding sequences:
- a CDS encoding 3-deoxy-D-manno-octulosonic acid kinase: MQIKRTDAGHIAFCQPELKPITPDWFTLDYWQELGAITGSSKGRYTTWFVNPQPISADANVQWVLRHYYRGGMMEKLSRDAYLYTGLKRTRAFAELKLLEQLFSEGFAVPKPVAAQVQRSGMHYRGDIIIERIDGAQDLVAQLSKSPMNEVQWRSLGALIAKFHRRGVYHADLNAKNILISGDNFTLIDFDRGELRKPSPKWQQANLDRLLRSFNKEKGKQPKLHFSEQNWQLLLAGYAES; the protein is encoded by the coding sequence ATGCAAATAAAACGAACCGATGCAGGCCATATTGCCTTTTGCCAGCCAGAGCTTAAACCGATCACTCCCGATTGGTTTACCTTAGACTACTGGCAGGAGCTGGGCGCTATCACAGGGTCCTCGAAGGGGCGTTATACCACTTGGTTTGTCAATCCTCAGCCCATTTCTGCAGATGCCAATGTCCAGTGGGTGCTGCGCCATTACTATCGTGGTGGCATGATGGAGAAACTTAGTCGCGATGCCTATCTCTACACAGGGCTAAAACGCACGCGCGCCTTTGCAGAGCTAAAACTACTGGAACAACTCTTTAGTGAAGGTTTTGCAGTACCAAAACCCGTCGCGGCTCAGGTGCAACGCAGTGGCATGCATTATCGTGGAGACATCATCATTGAGCGAATCGACGGCGCACAAGATCTTGTGGCTCAACTCTCAAAATCGCCAATGAATGAAGTTCAATGGCGATCGCTGGGTGCACTTATCGCCAAATTCCACCGACGCGGTGTTTATCATGCGGATCTCAATGCGAAAAATATCTTAATTAGTGGCGATAATTTTACCCTCATAGATTTCGATCGAGGCGAGCTACGCAAACCGTCACCAAAGTGGCAACAAGCCAACTTGGATCGCTTGTTGCGTTCATTCAACAAAGAGAAGGGCAAGCAGCCTAAGCTGCATTTCAGCGAGCAAAACTGGCAACTGCTGTTAGCAGGTTATGCTGAGTCCTAA
- the waaA gene encoding lipid IV(A) 3-deoxy-D-manno-octulosonic acid transferase, producing MNRILYSTLLYLLSPLLLLYLAMRAIKSPSYRGRWGERFGLKRLQPSDLLIHSVSMGETLAAIPLINKLMEQYPQLSITVTTTSPTGSAEVTKAFGDKVQHCYLPFDIPWCVARFIKQVQPKQCIIMETELWPNLIYQAKRRGIKLMLANARLSEKSAKQYQLRPKLSTPMLHSLDVIAAQSYQAAQRFIGLGVEPDRVKVCGSLKFDLSIEQQHVDKAITLRSQWQRVDSPIWVAGSVHPGEFDIILASHKNLLTRFPGALLIMVPRHPEQFDAAAHRVKAVGFNLARRSKGDEVTIETQVLLGDTMGELLSFYGAADQAFVGGTLIANGGHNPLEPAALGLPVYVGPNHWDFAEITQMLKQAGALGVVESADDLILQLVDKHEDKAAYLKARQAGLKVVEENKGALAEQFKIASRLIEQ from the coding sequence ATGAATCGAATCTTATACTCAACCCTGTTATATCTGCTTTCTCCCTTGTTGCTGCTTTATTTGGCTATGCGGGCGATTAAAAGCCCCAGTTATCGAGGGCGTTGGGGTGAGCGTTTTGGATTGAAGCGTCTGCAGCCAAGCGACCTCTTGATTCATTCCGTTTCCATGGGGGAGACTCTGGCTGCGATCCCATTGATCAACAAGCTTATGGAGCAGTACCCGCAGCTTAGCATCACAGTTACCACGACGAGTCCGACTGGCTCTGCTGAGGTTACCAAAGCTTTTGGCGATAAGGTGCAGCATTGTTATCTGCCTTTCGATATTCCCTGGTGTGTGGCACGTTTTATCAAGCAAGTTCAGCCTAAGCAGTGCATTATTATGGAAACGGAGCTTTGGCCTAATCTGATTTATCAAGCTAAGCGCCGCGGCATCAAATTGATGCTAGCCAATGCGCGTTTATCTGAAAAATCAGCCAAACAATATCAACTGCGGCCTAAATTATCGACGCCTATGTTGCATTCCTTAGATGTCATTGCGGCACAGTCTTATCAAGCGGCTCAGCGTTTCATCGGGTTAGGTGTTGAGCCCGACAGAGTGAAAGTGTGTGGCAGTCTTAAGTTCGACCTCTCAATTGAACAGCAGCATGTCGATAAGGCAATAACATTACGCAGCCAATGGCAGCGAGTCGATAGCCCTATTTGGGTGGCTGGCAGTGTTCATCCTGGTGAGTTTGATATTATCTTGGCTTCCCATAAAAATCTGCTGACGCGTTTTCCTGGGGCGCTATTGATCATGGTGCCAAGGCATCCCGAGCAATTCGATGCTGCGGCGCACCGAGTTAAGGCTGTTGGGTTTAATTTAGCTCGTCGCAGCAAAGGTGATGAAGTTACTATTGAGACGCAAGTCTTACTTGGCGATACCATGGGCGAACTACTTAGCTTTTATGGCGCGGCGGATCAAGCGTTTGTAGGTGGCACGCTGATCGCAAATGGAGGTCATAATCCACTCGAGCCCGCAGCACTTGGCTTACCGGTTTATGTGGGGCCTAACCATTGGGATTTCGCCGAAATTACTCAGATGCTCAAACAGGCTGGCGCGTTAGGTGTTGTTGAGTCCGCCGATGACTTAATTCTACAGCTGGTGGATAAGCATGAGGATAAGGCGGCATACCTAAAAGCCCGACAGGCTGGTCTCAAGGTAGTTGAAGAGAATAAAGGGGCGTTAGCTGAGCAATTTAAAATAGCATCGCGGTTAATCGAGCAATAA
- a CDS encoding TetR/AcrR family transcriptional regulator — translation MKTRDKIIHTSLALFNEHGERSITTNHIAAHLGISPGNLYYHFRNKEDIIRSIFTLYAQHLESGFQPYEGEEVDVDLLIGYFDALFYTLWQFRFMYANLVIILGRDEELNRLYTETQQRFLTRATSILSKLKQDGVLVIDDNEITPLADTIRMVACFWISNRLTHSATTEITKTSLYEGLLRVLMIFKAYATESSRPTFLRLEQHYQTLAKNEQED, via the coding sequence ATGAAAACCCGCGACAAAATAATACATACCAGCCTGGCACTCTTTAACGAGCATGGTGAACGTAGCATTACCACCAACCATATCGCCGCGCATCTAGGGATCAGTCCGGGTAATCTCTACTACCATTTTCGCAATAAAGAAGACATTATTCGCTCAATTTTCACCCTCTATGCACAACATCTGGAATCGGGCTTCCAGCCTTATGAGGGAGAAGAGGTCGATGTTGATCTGCTCATAGGCTATTTCGATGCCCTGTTTTATACCTTGTGGCAATTCCGCTTTATGTACGCCAACCTTGTGATCATACTTGGAAGAGATGAAGAGCTAAACCGCTTATATACCGAAACGCAACAGCGCTTTTTAACTCGCGCAACCAGTATCCTGTCTAAGTTGAAACAAGACGGCGTGTTGGTGATTGATGATAATGAAATAACGCCGCTCGCCGATACCATTCGCATGGTGGCCTGTTTTTGGATTAGTAACCGTTTAACGCACTCAGCGACGACAGAGATTACTAAAACCTCGCTATATGAGGGCTTACTTAGAGTGCTAATGATTTTTAAGGCCTATGCGACCGAAAGCTCAAGACCGACATTTTTACGTCTGGAGCAACATTACCAAACACTCGCCAAGAATGAGCAAGAAGATTAA